ttatagatttttttgctaagattttatctcatattatttaCTACAAATGGAATTTTGAAGATGTTACAAATTCCCTATATAAAGGAATTGCAAGCAGTAAACCTCTCTCGCAGAAATCAACAAGCAAAGGAAAGGAATCCAATTTTGCCGATTTACCAACTTTGACTTTGGGAGGAAGGAATCAGAGGGAAAAACAACGGTGGAAGAGGGACAAGTAATCAGCTGCCACACTGTTGAGTCATGGAAAGAGCAGCTTCAGTTGGCTGAAGAGTCCAAGAAACTGGTAAAAATCcatgttttgtttgtttatttgatCATCATGTTTTGACTTTTAAGACCCTCAATTGACttgaatttggattttgattttcaataattaagtaattttctgTCCTGTCTCATTAAAGGGgacaattgaatatttatatacattgtTACTATTCGTGGAATTGACGTTCTTAGTAGACTCTATGCATGTTGGACACGTATACTGTTTTGGGATGCCAGTTGGATTTTGTGGTCCCTACATGCGAACTCCTTAGGTATATGCCAGCTGAGACCGCGAGCTCCCCTTGCGAGCACCTCGTGGCATGTGTGAGCTGAGACAGTGAATTCCCGTTGCTGACTTCTCACTGTAAAGCTTGCGCATATCCATCTGGTAGGGCTTAACCGTGTGTCCAAGCTATGTGGAATGGTCCAGCCCGTGTGACTCCTGTACCTTGCTCCAATTTTCCGTTTTTcactccttttgctcccaaatgctctctaagtataaaaacatgaatttaaaggattatgagcataaaattcaccattaacatcgaataatcacccaaaaacgcattaagaatgagactaaaacatgttatttttaacACCTatcaatgatattttaaaagctttatcATACTCAAGCTAAGATTTTCTTGGGTTGGACGTGGTGCATTTTACAGCTTCATGGAGCGGGACATGTCATGTTATTGCACCAGTCCTGGCAGATCTTGCTAAGAAGCTGCCTAATGTAACATACTTGAAGGTGGATGTGGATGAATTGAAGGTAGCGTTATgtaattagattttgatttgtattAAACTTTGACTGAATAAAAGGATGGTAGAAGTAGTTATTGTTTTCTTGACGAattcattgttttatttatcTCTCAGACCGTGGCGGAGGAATGGAATGTGGAGGCCATGCCAACTTTTATCTATCTCAAAGAAGGCAATTTGATTGACAAAGTTGTGGGGGCAAAGAAAGATGAGTTGCAACAGAGAATAGTCTTGACCAACTTGGTGCACAAGTATGAAATAGAACTTGTATTCTACTGCTTCAACTTTGTTTCTGAAACTAGAATATCATAAAGATCTGTCTTTGGACAGATACGAAATAATATGCCGTTCTTGTGTTCTGCTACTATTTGCTTCAGTATATTAAAATTGCTTGTTTTTCTGAGCTCAGGAATTGACTTCCCTGTTAATAGCAAATAAAATCTGGAAACAATAATGATCCATTTCTTGAAATCAATGTTGAACAATACTGTTAACTGCTTTGCATTTTGAGAATGAATTTGGCGCTCCTCTCAGTAGAAAGAGATGGCCAAAAATGGGATTTCAAACTCAGATATTAACAGGCTAGCTTGCCATCAGCCCCCATTTCTTTACAGAGCATTCTTTTCATGCATGGTGAGTTTAATGACGGCTGCCTAAGTAACACAAATAAAACAATAGTGAAATAGAATTTAGACAGTGAAACTGGGATGTCTTCTCCACCTATTTTCTTGCACCTTGTTTTCCTTCCCAGCTCTCGGACTTGTGGTGTTGTCTAGGCAATGTTTATAAAACTGATCTCCTCACAAGAGATATTTTTGATACATCTCCACCAAGTTCTTCAAAGACTACCAACAAATTTTTTGTTGGCTTTAGCCATGATCTTGGAACGTGGTACCTAAAAGGAATCCAGAAGATGAGGAGTTTAGAAGTATTCAAATATAATCGTATTTTATGCTAACTGCATAATGAGAATTTCACTGAGCTTAGACGTATATGGAGTTTGAGGATATACCATCTTTGGGTTGGCTGGTCACAACCACTCTGGCACTTTGTAGTTCGGAATGTCCCCAAGTAACTACAAGTACCGCAGTTACCCTTTGCATAAGCCATCCAATATCTTCCTAAGCTTTGTCCATTAATCCATACTTGACCCTTTCCCATACTCCGCATATCCAAAGCCAATGGTTCATTACCTCCTGGGGCATTGAAATACGTCTGCAATTTCCAGGACACGGTTTAGCTTCTAACGTAAGGCCAAcaaaaaataatgacaaaatGCCTTATTCACCCCTTACCTTATACCATGTCATAGACTGCCGGCTCCGTGCAGCTAGTGAACCTCGAATCCATTCACCTCGAATCCATTCAACAGACGAGGCTCCATGGGGAGAGACCAAATTCATTGCTTCTCCTCTTAAGCCAACCTGTTTGAGAGTGGTTATGTGAGCCTAAGCAACTTTTTCCTGGAATTTAATAAAGCATTATCGAAACAGGCCAATTTTAGTTTGTGCAGACCAATGCAAGTTGTCAAACCTGGTATGACCATTTCTGCCACGTCAAATCCTTCTTTCCTTGGTTAAGGCCATGCAACAATACACTTTGGATTCCAGTTTTCCATGTCTCGAAATGCAGTCCATCATTCTTCACACCACCATAAATTCGTGTCAATAATTGTAAAACTTTATAGTGTATTGAGTTTAAAGTGTTGATTGGGACAAATTCAGTTCACTTTCTCTGCCCCATCCCATCCTAATGGACCcggatgtaaaggaaatgtctGAATTATGTGATAGCTAACATTTGCATCCAGATAAGCATGGTCAAGAGCAACTAACCGGCAATCCAACAGCTACGCTGAGGAGTGCAATGTGATTTGTTCCAGCATGTAGGTTCACTGGTCCTGTATATGTGAATCTCCTGTTTTCCCTAGTTCCATATGCTGACCCTGTAATGTACTATACGCCTTAGTATGACTTAAGCAGATACAAGGCACAGTGCCCTTAGTATGTAATGTAGGTCAATCATATTTCTTGCGAGTAAATCTACAACCAACCTGAAAACTGTCCGTTGACAAAAACATGAAGAGCATGGCCAGCTGAATCCACATTGAGAGTGGGTTTTTGTCCTCCTCGCAGAAACGATTCTGATGGACTAATGTCAACACTGGGGTGACATTTAACCAAGAAGAAATTATTCATTAGCTAATCACCTcgatcaatttaaattaaatattaaacctCAAGTGTCTTGAAATGCAGTGCCTCACCTGGTTGTGTACCACAGGTAGTCACTATTATCTCTGGTAACATTCATTTGCTCCAAGAGTCCAGGAGCTGTGATTCTTGAACTTGCTCCTAGAGAAGAAATGTCTTCATCATAAGCCTCCCATGGGAACATCTTGGTGTTTGCTGGCAGCATTTGAATCCGTGAGGTTTTAACTCCAACCTTGATGCACATAGGATAGTTATATAAGGATTTCCGTAGGAAAATCGAAAGGTTTAAAGAAAAAAGCCTTAAACTACGCTAAAAAGATCTGAATTCACTTACTAATGCAGTGTTAAACGCCACATTTTTGCAATCCGGAAGAATGCTAATAGACCAAGGGGGCAAATCGTAGTGCCTGTTATTAAACGTCACCCTTGCAGCAGATTTCATatggaaatttgagagaaaagcAGCACAGCCTCCTTGCCTTGAAGAGAATACATGGGCCTGAAAAGTAATCATGATTAACattatcagttgaaagttctttTTGCAAATCATCCTACTATCAACATATAATAAGAGTAATCATTGACCAAAGAAAGCTTACTTGATGATAGGTTCCTAAGGAAGTAACAGTAGGATCTGAGGAAACTAAAGCATGTTCACATAGCTTAATAGCCCTATGAAGCTCCTTCAGATGATCGTATTTAGGCTGTCGGATTAAACCTAAACGAGGAAAACTTGTCAGTCATATCCATAACTCAGAGTTCAAAGACAAAACCCCTAAATTATTTCGTTATATGTACAAAAGTCAGATCTAACTGCTCCTGTAAAACTAAGATAAGGCTCGCTTAGGTTGTGAAAGATTAAGAGAACTTCACAAGTCGTGGTTTTAACTGCAATGAGATTTAACTCAGTTTCTCACCATATTCATCGATTGGAGCATCATAGTCGTAACTGGTTGTAATAAACGGTCCTCCAGCAGTCCGTCCAAAGTTGGTTCCTCCATGGTACTATCAAAAACAAAAGGAGCTAAACTGGTAAGCTTAAACTTGTTGCTATTACCGTGagtatttttgaattaaaaccaaaatgaaCATGGTAACTAACCATGTAATAATTAACATATGAGCCACCCTTTTGTATGAAACGAGCAACGCCAAACGCCAGGTCTTGAACCGGGCGGTGGTGAATTGGGCCACCAAATTCTGTAAACCTTTTCAGTATCGGGGGAACAAATATCAGATAAAGGAATGGAGAAATCAGCATTTCTAACGTTAATCCACTATCAATTCCAAACATCAGCCTAAAAGATCGGCAAAGAAAGTACTAACCAGCCACTCCAAGCCTCGGTCCACATGGTGGGCTTGTAAGGTTTGTTGGGTGAGAATCCATCACAGTAAAAGCCATTACACGCATTTATCTGGAATCAAGATACGAGGGTAAACAGAGTCAAGGGCTTTTGAGATGACATTAAACTCGGTAAggatgaaaagtaaaaatgattGAAGTAGATCATTGCCTACCACAGGGTCTGGGGCGTCATCTTCCTTGCACATTACCCATGGGACCCCTGTATTAAGTTCAACAGCCATTTTTGCAGCCCAATTAATGTATGCATGACCAGCTGCTCCAAGTGCCCTACTCTCAGGTCCATATTCATTTTCAATCTGCACAAAAATGAATTAGTGTAAAAGAGATTAACAAGCTTAAACATAGTCAGTCAGTTCGTTGCTGATTTAAGCAATATACAAAGCCCCTAAAACTAGAAACCATAAATGCCACAAATAGCAAGAATCTCATACCTGAGACAAGATGATGGGGCCACCTTGCGACGCAAAAAGTTTTTCATTCTTCATCATTTGTACAATTTTCTGGGTAAATCCTTGCATCGCCCTctgtaaataaaatgaaaaaagtttTCCATTTTAGTAAGTAacagaaagaaaacaaaaaggtaTAAATTAAAGGGAGAAAAAGAATACCTTGAAGGGCTCATTATCAGTTCTGAAGCTGATACCAGGAACATACTTTAGCCAAACAGGAAATCCTCTGTAGCAGAGCGAGAATGTAAATTGCAAAGCactcaattaaacaaaataaataaaaatacattaaaatataaaaaatctttttatCTAGCCAAAcgatataataaaaatagtaactACCCAAAATTCCATTCTGCACAAATATAAGGTCCAATGCGAAGATGAACATATAGTCCGAGTTTTTGCACTGTCTTGATAAACCGTACAAGATCATATCTTCCCTCGAAATTATactgaaaaaaaaacagaactccaaatgaaatgttaaaagaagttacactaaaaaaaacatagaattCAAAGATAAGATGAGCCATTTGAGATCTAAGGTAGTACATTGCCAGGAGAAGGTTCATGGCCATTCCAAAAGACATATGTGTCTATGACATCCAAGCCTCCATCTTTAGCTTTCTTAATAAGATCCTCCCACATCTAAATACAGGGGGGAAAACACCCAAAAAATCAGTCCTTTGCTTCTAAAAGTTTTCAGcgattgtttttttaaaagtgaaGAGACTATACCTCAGGAGTGCTTCTGGGATAATGAATGGAGCCGGAGATGAGGATTCTCCTTTGTCCATTGATGAGAATGGCTTTCTTATCATAGGTAATGCTGCACTGGATTAGCTTAGAACTCGCTAAAAAGGCtgtgaagaagaaaatcaaCAGCTTGGAAACTGAGCTAGTTTCCATTTCTCTTCAATGCAAAGTCAACTTGGAGGGAAAttttgaaaccaaaaaaaaaaaaaacttgaattggTTGAGCAGAGGGAAGTTGGTAAAGACACTGATCTGCTACTCTGAAACTAGCATTGTTCTTTTCACAGTTCACATAAAAGCTCTGAACTCTGCTTGTCTTTATATGTACTTGGGATATGTTAGTCGCAGTTAAAAAGTAATGGAAGAATCCTCTACATTAAAATAATGGAGAAGCAAACAgtagcaaagaaaaaaaaagtttgtataATTATGTTTCCATCCCTGGAGTTCagtttaaaaacttaaaatgttttgggaatttattaaaaataaagtgtaaaaatCATTTCTATGTATTGATAATTGGATATATATTTATAGGAGTTACTATCATTGAATGTGATGATGAATAAAACTTGAAGTTCAAGTGAAGTATAGTAATTTAGGAAATGCTAATAAATGAAATCCTCCATTCAAAATCATTAGTACAAAAGAAAGACAAATCTCGAAAAAAGTTACTATCCCCAGTTTCTTCTAATATGTAGCTTAAAGCagaacattttaaatttgttttatgatggattcattgcaaatttttattaaagtcaTATGGTTTGAAATTCAAATCCTTGAACTACTTTAACTTTTCACTTATTTCGAGTTAAAAGttgttattttcttaatactcttaattattcattttatattgaaacaataattaaaattctccttctctaatattaaaaaaaattatttatgaaggAAATATCTAGCTTAATCAGTGAAATATCACAAATCTAATTTACCGTCCATATCCCAAATACAAAGTTGCAATAATATTGTACAGCATGTATTGCTCAAACTTTTATGTGTGGTGTTTGCATGTGCAAATCATTTCTTTGTGtcgtttcatttcattttcattagaGTCCCTTTTTCGGATAATGCAATTCCTCAACCACAccctcaaaaaattataaatgaaattaaatactATGATCGCGACGGTGGCATGCGACATACTATCGTGTTTTTTGTCACTTCATGTGCTGCAGACTCTCTTCTATCCCATCTGGCATGTGATGTGTTTTGTTGCCATTTGATCATTCATATTAATTACTCCAACagtgaaaattttagctttagggttttcatgtcttttgttaacccattTCGTAAATAGCTTTCGTTTTCCAAGTTAAAAGATAGTATTGTGCGGATTTGAGCTGTACTGTATGGAAGCAGATTAGTTGCAGAATCAAGAAAAGTTTGTTGTCTTCTGCTTTACTTCATCTTGATGTTCTGTCTGTGTGTGTTATCCCTATTGGTTCCCTTAAAGAAGAATCTtgaccaaaagaaaaaacacaGTTGGCTGGCTTAGAACATAAGGTacttaattaatgttttaggtTGAAAATTGGTTTAGAGCCAATGTGGATTGGTTGAGCATGTTCACCTTCCTTGCCCATGTGCACCATGCAATTATATATACAACAAAATCTGACCCATTTCACTTCTGTCGTTTACAATGTTCCATAGGAAATTAGGAAGATCTTAGGTGACCAAAAACATAACCCTAAGACATCGGgctcttattttttatttttctagtgcAATCACAACTTTTCTTGCACTTTAAGTTGGGAGGAGGGGTGTGAGGTTACATACAATGTCGAATATTGGTCATAATGTCCGCGCATTATTTATCACTAAACCAAGTtaatgtttaatattattattattattttatataaaaatgtcaCAATCTGAAAAAGCAAAATAGGCACTGAGATTCAaactcataatttttaaatatcatgattgattataaaaatcaatttatgattaaactttattttaaaccaCCTCTTCCCTattggtattttttatttaaaatattaaatagcaGTACACagtaattaagataaaattgtaTTCGAATTTGTATATTACTTTCATTATTACGTCTACTCAAGCttctataaaatatttgttaaaagggtgtttttactttcaataacctttttaatcattttgtatTAATCACTTTTCGTTAAATagttatgaaaaatataacGCGACTTTTTCTACTTagtataataacataattagtCTTCAATATCTACTCactctatcaatttgatcttaattctaaataatttaataaatttaaccttttacatttataaattctatcaatttgatcctcaaacacataaataaatataaatataattaaatttataattaaaaccttaatgaccgaaaacattaaaaggaaaaagaattgaATGAATCCCGGGAAATATAGTCGGTGACCCAGCAACCCTTCCTGGGGTCTccaaaaataatggaaaaggaGACCCAAAGAGATTAATGCAATGCAATTTTCTTCACTGCTCTCAACATTTTGTCAAAACAGAGCAGATCAATTACATGCCATTCATGCAGTAGTGGAGTcgggtgatgatgatgatgcagCCCTCTTCTTGGCAAAGTATTCCTTAGCTCGAGCAAGGTTCTTCGCAACCGATGGCTTAACCCACTTCTTTCGTCCCGGCAGTTCAGTGTGAGAGCAACCGGCAGCCTCAAGCTTTTCCCTTAGCAGATGTTGGGAAAATCATAATTACATGTGTTTGagaatcaaaattcataaaatttgtaaatgtggagggttaaatttattgaattatttagaattatgatcaaattgatagaatgtatgAGTATTGAGgaataaatgtgttattatattagttagaaaaaaaatcacatcATCATTTTCGTTCACCGTTTAACAAATAgtaaccaaaatagaaacaatcTAAAATGCTAGtgacgaaattaaattttttataatttgataatcaATGCAGAAACATTGTAATAATTGGGTGACTAACTGTACAATTTTccaaataaaacttttataaaatatttgaaccAAATTACAAGGCTCTTTAAAGAAAACCTCTATGTTCAAATCAAACCTCTTAGGTAAGGGCA
This sequence is a window from Gossypium raimondii isolate GPD5lz chromosome 5, ASM2569854v1, whole genome shotgun sequence. Protein-coding genes within it:
- the LOC128040994 gene encoding thioredoxin H1-like, with protein sequence MLQIPYIKELQAESEGKTTVEEGQVISCHTVESWKEQLQLAEESKKLVVVHFTASWSGTCHVIAPVLADLAKKLPNVTYLKVDVDELKTVAEEWNVEAMPTFIYLKEGNLIDKVVGAKKDELQQRIVLTNLVHKYEIELVFYCFNFVSETRIS
- the LOC105769811 gene encoding beta-galactosidase 5, whose product is METSSVSKLLIFFFTAFLASSKLIQCSITYDKKAILINGQRRILISGSIHYPRSTPEMWEDLIKKAKDGGLDVIDTYVFWNGHEPSPGNYNFEGRYDLVRFIKTVQKLGLYVHLRIGPYICAEWNFGGFPVWLKYVPGISFRTDNEPFKRAMQGFTQKIVQMMKNEKLFASQGGPIILSQIENEYGPESRALGAAGHAYINWAAKMAVELNTGVPWVMCKEDDAPDPVINACNGFYCDGFSPNKPYKPTMWTEAWSGWFTEFGGPIHHRPVQDLAFGVARFIQKGGSYVNYYMYHGGTNFGRTAGGPFITTSYDYDAPIDEYGLIRQPKYDHLKELHRAIKLCEHALVSSDPTVTSLGTYHQAHVFSSRQGGCAAFLSNFHMKSAARVTFNNRHYDLPPWSISILPDCKNVAFNTALVGVKTSRIQMLPANTKMFPWEAYDEDISSLGASSRITAPGLLEQMNVTRDNSDYLWYTTSVDISPSESFLRGGQKPTLNVDSAGHALHVFVNGQFSGSAYGTRENRRFTYTGPVNLHAGTNHIALLSVAVGLPNDGLHFETWKTGIQSVLLHGLNQGKKDLTWQKWSYQVGLRGEAMNLVSPHGASSVEWIRGEWIRGSLAARSRQSMTWYKTYFNAPGGNEPLALDMRSMGKGQVWINGQSLGRYWMAYAKGNCGTCSYLGTFRTTKCQSGCDQPTQRWYHVPRSWLKPTKNLLVVFEELGGDVSKISLVRRSVL